A window of Spodoptera frugiperda isolate SF20-4 chromosome 17, AGI-APGP_CSIRO_Sfru_2.0, whole genome shotgun sequence contains these coding sequences:
- the LOC118276779 gene encoding brachyurin-like has product MCFIIVSLFISTLFLHVFGRDPALRIVGGTDVGENELPYVARMLLRKSQYNSTGIFEQEEHVCTCAILKPTWTLTAAHCFVVLGLNITGNFTNEEGYLVKYKYQIRYRPFQIKSNRDSERDMTSNIVEWIQHPASNFRLRIRPILVSNDIGLMKTEEIRLPQYGRISAMDYRSLVGLEVTATGYGLTNAGGVFGDAPSLGKPLQKLGVIVIQCSPRHTYVRPGVCIARRCGKFSVICPGDSGGPLVHSSGIIGVNSAGPIVCQLESFGNRFLLDMFIQIPTSPYIDWISDVINKDT; this is encoded by the coding sequence atgtgttttattatagtAAGCCTATTTATTAGTACTCTTTTTCTGCACGTCTTTGGCCGCGATCCTGCGTTGAGGATTGTAGGCGGGACCGACGTTGGTGAAAACGAACTCCCGTACGTCGCGAGGATGCTGCTCCGAAAATCTCAGTACAATTCGACAGGAATCTTTGAACAAGAAGAACACGTCTGCACATGTGCCATTTTGAAGCCAACCTGGACACTAACGGCCGCTCATTGTTTTGTCGTGCTAGGCTTAAATATAACAGGTAATTTCACAAATGAGGAGGGATATTTAGTCAAATACAAATATCAAATACGATACCGCCcttttcaaatcaaatctaaTCGTGACAGTGAACGTGACATGACGAGCAACATTGTAGAATGGATACAACACCCTGCGAGTAATTTTAGGCTAAGGATAAGGCCAATACTTGTGTCCAACGATATAGGATTGATGAAAACTGAAGAAATACGTCTGCCACAATATGGCCGTATTAGTGCAATGGATTACAGAAGCTTGGTGGGATTGGAAGTGACTGCGACTGGTTACGGGCTGACGAACGCAGGGGGAGTGTTCGGGGACGCCCCCTCTTTGGGAAAACCTTTACAAAAGCTAGGCGTTATTGTGATTCAATGCAGTCCAAGACACACATATGTGCGTCCCGGGGTGTGTATAGCGCGGCGCTGTGGGAAGTTCTCCGTGATCTGTCCAGGAGACTCGGGCGGTCCTCTCGTGCACTCCTCGGGCATCATAGGTGTGAACAGCGCTGGACCCATCGTATGCCAGCTGGAGTCATTTGGTAACCGGTTTTTATTAGATATGTTCATTCAAATACCTACCAGCCCTTATATTGATTGGATAAGCgatgtaattaataaagataCATAA